In Kaistella faecalis, a genomic segment contains:
- a CDS encoding DUF6263 family protein → MKKITALALISIALVSCKKETQTITKVDPATGKTVTVEVPVEDSAKIEKTNVAAAAIKDSLGLYTQSFKLEVGKTYPLKTYQKDVQTMTAPDGKSQSGTSESTDEMSFTVNKSENGIYDITINLVSKRNAQSANGKTVAVDTKLAEPADEQLKMMWKVNKALVGNKLNMKMGEDGKVISITGFDAVYSKIAASVGSVIKDAKQKTAFVNSFKESFNEKILKDQFTKNLLLLPAKGVKIGDKWSQSENATPDGKIKLTTTYMLKSVGDGAAVIAVTGGIPKKSDKKTQEGVTRSMSSELSQNGIITLDQNTGWIKNQTISVKTTQSETLSDGKQSQTMKSVSNSTVEVNPLK, encoded by the coding sequence ATGAAGAAAATTACAGCGCTGGCGCTCATTTCTATAGCTCTTGTTTCTTGTAAAAAAGAAACGCAAACTATTACAAAAGTTGATCCCGCAACCGGAAAAACTGTTACTGTCGAAGTTCCTGTGGAAGACTCCGCAAAAATTGAAAAAACAAATGTAGCTGCTGCAGCCATTAAGGATTCTTTGGGGCTCTATACTCAGTCTTTTAAGCTGGAAGTTGGCAAAACTTATCCGCTGAAAACGTATCAGAAAGACGTACAGACGATGACCGCGCCAGATGGTAAATCCCAGAGCGGAACAAGCGAAAGTACCGATGAAATGTCCTTTACTGTAAATAAATCCGAAAACGGTATTTATGACATTACCATTAATTTGGTAAGCAAAAGAAACGCACAGTCAGCTAACGGAAAAACGGTGGCCGTAGATACCAAACTTGCGGAACCTGCAGACGAACAGTTGAAAATGATGTGGAAAGTAAACAAAGCACTTGTAGGGAACAAACTCAATATGAAAATGGGTGAGGACGGAAAGGTAATTTCAATTACAGGGTTCGATGCAGTTTACAGTAAAATAGCTGCTTCTGTGGGAAGTGTGATTAAAGATGCCAAGCAGAAAACCGCGTTTGTAAACAGTTTTAAAGAAAGCTTTAACGAAAAAATTCTGAAAGATCAGTTTACTAAAAATCTGCTTTTACTGCCAGCAAAAGGCGTGAAAATTGGCGATAAATGGTCTCAAAGTGAAAATGCGACCCCGGATGGTAAAATTAAACTTACCACAACCTATATGTTGAAAAGTGTAGGTGACGGTGCAGCAGTAATTGCAGTTACAGGGGGAATTCCAAAAAAATCTGATAAGAAAACCCAGGAAGGAGTTACCCGAAGCATGAGTTCTGAACTTTCCCAAAATGGAATAATCACGTTGGACCAAAATACCGGCTGGATCAAAAACCAAACGATTTCCGTAAAAACCACCCAATCCGAAACGCTTTCAGACGGGAAGCAGTCGCAAACGATGAAAAGTGTTTCAAATTCAACGGTAGAAGTAAATCCACTCAAATAG
- a CDS encoding M3 family metallopeptidase, translating into MQNPLLQNFSTKYNSAPFHDFKEEHFLPAFQELIKISEKEIDAIVEDPAEPTFENVIEALAFSGEKLDVVSGIFFNLNSAETNDKIQKIAQEVSPILTEFSAKISQNEKLFGKIKKVYDAREKYDLNEEQQMLLNETYKGFVRSGALLNESDKEKFKAISIELSKKSLQFGQNVLAETNNYFKHITEEKDLAGIPEAILNQYREEAKERNLEGFVVTLQYPSYIPFMTYAENREVRKELALANGKKSFNNNEFDNQNLIKEIIKLKQEKAHLLGYKNYAEYVLEERMAKSPDQVTSFLNELLEKAKPYAEKEIEELKTLAKADGIDEMQSYDHAFYAEKLRKQKFDIDDEELKPYFQLEKVQDAVFGLAKKLFGLDFVESTEIQKYHEDVKTYEIFENGEFKALLYADYFPRKGKRAGAWMTSFKNQFRKNGENSRPHISVVCNFSKPTSDMPSLLTFQEVTTLFHEFGHALHGVLADTTYPNLSGTSVKWDFVELPSQFLENFCYEPEFLKTFAKHYTTGEVLPDEKIQKISDSKNFMEGYQTLRQLGFGLLDMAYHSNVDKVGDIKTFETEETKATNLYPSNPETAMSTSFSHIFQGGYSAGYYSYKWAEVLDADAFQYFKENGIFNPEIAAKYKVLLSSGGTKDPMELYKNFRGSEPKVKSLLKRAFG; encoded by the coding sequence ATGCAAAATCCACTGTTACAGAATTTTTCAACAAAATATAATTCAGCGCCTTTCCACGATTTCAAAGAAGAACATTTTCTCCCGGCATTTCAGGAGCTGATAAAGATTTCCGAAAAAGAAATTGACGCTATTGTAGAAGATCCGGCGGAACCAACTTTTGAAAATGTTATTGAAGCCCTCGCATTTTCCGGAGAGAAGCTTGACGTAGTTTCCGGCATTTTCTTTAACCTGAATTCTGCTGAAACGAATGATAAAATACAAAAAATCGCGCAGGAAGTTTCGCCGATTTTAACTGAATTTTCGGCTAAGATTTCACAGAATGAAAAACTCTTCGGGAAAATAAAAAAAGTTTACGACGCGAGGGAAAAATATGATCTGAACGAAGAACAGCAAATGCTTCTGAACGAAACCTACAAAGGTTTTGTAAGAAGCGGAGCTCTTTTAAATGAATCCGATAAAGAAAAATTCAAGGCAATCAGTATTGAACTGTCGAAGAAATCGCTGCAGTTCGGGCAGAATGTGCTTGCGGAAACCAATAACTATTTTAAACATATTACCGAAGAAAAAGATCTTGCAGGAATCCCGGAAGCTATTTTAAACCAATACCGCGAAGAGGCAAAAGAAAGAAATCTTGAAGGTTTCGTAGTGACCCTGCAGTATCCGAGCTATATTCCCTTCATGACCTACGCAGAAAACCGTGAAGTAAGAAAAGAACTTGCCCTTGCCAACGGAAAAAAATCCTTCAATAATAATGAATTCGACAACCAGAATCTGATCAAAGAAATCATTAAGTTAAAGCAGGAAAAAGCGCATTTACTGGGCTATAAAAACTATGCTGAATACGTTCTTGAAGAAAGAATGGCAAAATCTCCGGATCAGGTAACTTCATTCCTGAATGAACTTCTGGAAAAGGCAAAACCTTACGCCGAAAAAGAAATTGAAGAACTGAAAACACTGGCAAAAGCAGACGGAATTGATGAAATGCAGAGTTATGATCATGCCTTCTATGCAGAAAAACTTCGCAAACAGAAATTTGATATTGATGATGAAGAACTGAAACCCTACTTCCAGCTGGAAAAAGTGCAGGATGCGGTTTTTGGTTTGGCGAAAAAACTCTTCGGACTTGATTTTGTGGAATCCACCGAGATCCAGAAATACCATGAAGATGTAAAAACTTACGAAATTTTCGAAAACGGTGAGTTCAAAGCCCTTCTTTACGCAGATTATTTTCCGAGAAAAGGAAAACGAGCCGGTGCGTGGATGACGAGCTTTAAAAATCAGTTCAGGAAAAACGGCGAAAATTCGCGGCCGCATATTTCAGTAGTCTGCAACTTTTCGAAACCCACTTCAGATATGCCAAGTCTGCTGACTTTCCAGGAAGTTACCACGCTTTTCCATGAGTTTGGTCACGCGCTTCACGGCGTTTTGGCGGATACAACTTATCCAAACCTTTCGGGAACTTCGGTGAAATGGGATTTTGTGGAACTTCCGTCGCAATTTTTAGAGAATTTCTGCTACGAGCCGGAGTTTCTGAAAACTTTTGCAAAACATTATACAACCGGAGAGGTTTTACCTGATGAAAAGATCCAGAAAATTTCTGATTCTAAAAATTTCATGGAAGGTTACCAGACCTTAAGACAGCTGGGTTTCGGACTTTTGGATATGGCCTATCACAGCAATGTAGATAAAGTGGGCGACATTAAAACCTTTGAAACCGAAGAAACAAAAGCAACCAATCTTTATCCATCAAATCCGGAAACTGCAATGAGCACAAGCTTCTCGCATATTTTTCAGGGCGGTTATTCAGCAGGTTATTATTCTTATAAATGGGCAGAAGTTCTGGATGCTGATGCGTTTCAGTATTTCAAAGAAAACGGAATCTTCAATCCGGAAATCGCAGCGAAGTACAAGGTTTTACTTTCATCGGGAGGAACCAAGGACCCCATGGAACTTTATAAAAACTTCAGAGGCAGCGAACCAAAAGTCAAAAGTTTACTGAAAAGAGCTTTTGGATAA
- a CDS encoding PLP-dependent cysteine synthase family protein, with the protein MKYSQNILETIGNTPLVKLNKVLGEDFPALVLAKVETFNPGNSVKDRMAVKMIEDAEKDGRLKPGGTIIEGTSGNTGMGLALAAIVKGYKCIFVTNSKQSKEKCDILRAVGAEVIVCPTDVKPTDPRSYYSVSKRLAAETENGWYVNQYDNLSNRQAHYEQTAPEIWDQTEGKLTHFVAGAGTGGTVTGCGTFFKERNADIKVIGIDTYGSILKEFHETGELHYDHAYTYITEGIGEDIIPENYDMTVIDHFEKVTDKDGAIYARKLAKEEGIFCGYSAGSAIAALVQMKDQFTKDDVIVVLLHDHGSRYVGKIYNDEWMQEMGWL; encoded by the coding sequence ATGAAATATTCACAAAACATTCTCGAAACCATCGGAAATACGCCACTTGTAAAACTCAACAAAGTTTTGGGCGAAGATTTCCCGGCATTGGTTTTGGCGAAGGTTGAAACATTTAACCCCGGCAACTCTGTAAAAGACAGAATGGCGGTGAAAATGATTGAAGATGCAGAAAAAGACGGCAGACTGAAACCCGGCGGAACCATTATCGAAGGAACTTCAGGGAACACTGGAATGGGACTTGCCCTTGCAGCCATCGTAAAAGGTTATAAATGCATTTTCGTTACCAATTCGAAACAGTCTAAAGAAAAATGTGATATCCTGCGCGCCGTAGGTGCAGAAGTAATTGTTTGCCCAACCGACGTAAAACCCACTGATCCGCGCTCTTATTATTCAGTCTCAAAAAGACTTGCTGCAGAAACTGAAAATGGCTGGTACGTAAACCAATACGATAATTTGTCGAACCGCCAGGCGCATTATGAGCAGACTGCCCCCGAAATCTGGGATCAGACCGAAGGAAAACTTACGCATTTTGTAGCAGGTGCCGGAACAGGCGGAACGGTAACCGGATGCGGAACATTTTTTAAAGAGAGAAATGCGGACATCAAAGTAATCGGAATAGATACTTACGGTTCTATCTTGAAAGAGTTTCACGAAACAGGTGAGCTTCACTACGATCACGCATACACTTACATTACAGAAGGTATTGGCGAAGATATCATCCCTGAAAACTACGATATGACGGTTATTGACCACTTCGAAAAGGTGACTGATAAAGACGGTGCAATCTACGCCCGAAAACTGGCAAAAGAAGAAGGTATTTTCTGCGGATATTCTGCGGGAAGTGCGATTGCAGCTTTGGTTCAGATGAAAGACCAGTTCACGAAAGATGATGTAATTGTTGTGCTTTTACACGATCACGGCTCACGATATGTAGGGAAAATCTACAACGATGAGTGGATGCAGGAAATGGGTTGGTTATAA
- a CDS encoding glycosyltransferase encodes MKDKKILIITYYWPPAGGPGVQRWLKFVKYLPDFGWKPTVFIPENPSYPIVDESLQSDVSKNLEIIRTKIWEPYQIAELFGKDNKKFKAGQFDVGKNQSWKSKLSIWVRGNFFIPDARVFWVKPSSEYLKKYLKENNFDAVVTTGPPHSVHLIGLELKKEFPNLKWIADFRDPWTEISYYKHLKLTKASDKKHRSLEQKVFKTADIILATSYTDAENFRKKGANAFCITNGFDGSDKTGNTHKNPKFTLSYIGVLEQLRNPEILWSTLNQIMQENEEFKNDFELKFVGRVDDKILNEIENSKLKNSLNNVGYLSHLEANAEMQSSDVLLMTNFPDESSKGIIPGKIFEYLATGKPILSFGPRESDVKKILHETNAGKHFSYQDSAELKAFLISQYQNWKSGITSSKTKNIEQFSRRNLTGKLSEILEAETRVRA; translated from the coding sequence ATGAAAGATAAAAAAATCTTAATCATCACCTATTACTGGCCGCCTGCGGGTGGACCGGGAGTACAGCGGTGGTTAAAATTTGTAAAATATTTACCTGATTTCGGCTGGAAACCCACTGTATTTATTCCTGAAAATCCAAGTTACCCAATTGTTGATGAATCTTTACAAAGTGACGTTTCAAAAAACCTGGAAATCATCAGAACCAAAATCTGGGAACCTTATCAGATTGCCGAACTGTTTGGGAAAGACAACAAAAAATTCAAGGCCGGACAATTCGATGTCGGTAAAAACCAAAGTTGGAAATCAAAACTTTCAATCTGGGTGCGGGGGAATTTCTTTATTCCTGATGCACGCGTTTTTTGGGTAAAACCATCATCAGAATATTTGAAAAAATATTTGAAAGAAAATAATTTCGACGCTGTAGTAACCACCGGTCCGCCGCATTCTGTACATTTAATTGGGCTAGAACTGAAAAAGGAATTCCCGAATTTGAAGTGGATTGCAGATTTCCGAGATCCCTGGACAGAAATTTCCTATTACAAACATTTAAAACTCACGAAAGCATCTGATAAAAAGCATCGTAGTCTGGAACAGAAAGTTTTTAAAACCGCCGATATTATTTTGGCTACGAGTTATACTGACGCTGAAAATTTCCGGAAAAAAGGCGCTAATGCGTTCTGTATTACTAACGGATTTGATGGTTCTGATAAAACGGGAAACACGCACAAAAATCCAAAATTCACCTTGAGTTATATTGGTGTTCTGGAACAGCTTCGAAATCCTGAAATTTTGTGGAGTACTTTAAACCAAATCATGCAGGAAAATGAAGAGTTTAAAAATGATTTCGAACTGAAATTTGTCGGTAGGGTAGATGATAAAATTTTAAATGAGATCGAAAATTCAAAACTGAAAAATTCCCTTAATAACGTAGGTTATCTTTCTCATTTGGAAGCTAATGCTGAAATGCAGAGTTCCGATGTGCTTTTGATGACTAATTTTCCTGATGAAAGTTCAAAGGGAATTATTCCCGGAAAGATCTTTGAGTATTTAGCCACCGGAAAACCGATCCTTTCGTTCGGTCCTCGGGAAAGTGATGTAAAGAAAATTTTGCATGAAACGAATGCAGGGAAACATTTTTCTTATCAGGATTCAGCGGAATTGAAAGCTTTTCTCATCAGTCAATACCAAAACTGGAAATCTGGCATAACTTCTTCAAAAACAAAAAATATCGAGCAGTTTTCGAGACGGAATCTTACTGGAAAACTGAGTGAGATTTTAGAAGCCGAAACCCGCGTGAGGGCGTAG
- a CDS encoding lysylphosphatidylglycerol synthase transmembrane domain-containing protein: MIAILFMWFALRGMEFKKIAGYFAKANYFWVFVAAMFGILAYWFRAVRWNLLLEPMGYKISNSNAFWTISFGYLMNLTIPRSGELARSTALFGVEKVPVDKSFGTIILERVVDLVCMGGFLLLTLIFKYDAILAFYQYVTDAKSKAAEPESGSGLYFFLAIVLVAAILFFTLRKTLQQFVIYQKVLKFASGIFHGLMSIFRMKQKVKFILLSVGIWFSYYLAAYLVCFALPETSDFTFADGFFIIVVGTLGMMVPASGGIGAFHFALKLGIMALFLSMGKNPEEGGEVGLSYAFISHTMQLVIMVLMGAISVPVLAKERAKLLSKSF, from the coding sequence ATGATTGCAATACTCTTCATGTGGTTTGCGTTAAGGGGAATGGAATTTAAGAAGATTGCCGGTTATTTTGCGAAAGCCAATTATTTCTGGGTTTTTGTGGCTGCGATGTTTGGGATTCTGGCTTACTGGTTTCGTGCTGTCCGCTGGAATTTGCTCCTGGAACCTATGGGTTACAAAATCTCTAATTCAAATGCGTTCTGGACGATTTCTTTCGGGTATCTTATGAATTTAACCATCCCAAGAAGTGGCGAACTAGCACGTTCTACCGCTCTTTTTGGTGTTGAAAAAGTTCCTGTTGACAAATCTTTCGGGACCATTATACTGGAGCGCGTCGTTGATTTGGTCTGTATGGGCGGATTTCTGTTGCTGACTTTAATTTTTAAATATGATGCAATTCTTGCATTCTATCAGTATGTTACTGATGCAAAAAGCAAAGCCGCAGAACCGGAATCCGGGAGTGGTCTTTATTTTTTTCTGGCGATTGTGCTTGTTGCCGCCATTCTGTTTTTCACCCTAAGGAAAACACTGCAGCAGTTTGTAATCTATCAGAAAGTCTTAAAGTTTGCGAGCGGGATTTTCCATGGTTTAATGTCAATTTTCAGGATGAAACAGAAGGTAAAGTTCATCCTTTTGTCTGTAGGGATATGGTTTTCTTATTATCTGGCAGCTTACCTGGTATGTTTTGCGCTTCCCGAAACCTCAGATTTTACTTTTGCTGATGGGTTTTTCATCATTGTGGTAGGAACGTTGGGAATGATGGTTCCTGCATCCGGAGGGATCGGTGCTTTTCATTTTGCACTGAAGCTGGGCATCATGGCATTGTTTCTTTCGATGGGAAAAAATCCTGAGGAAGGAGGCGAAGTAGGCTTGTCCTATGCTTTTATTTCGCACACCATGCAGCTTGTAATTATGGTTTTAATGGGTGCAATTTCTGTTCCCGTTCTTGCAAAAGAGCGTGCGAAGTTACTTTCAAAATCATTCTAA
- a CDS encoding ABC transporter permease, with protein MKFPLYFSKKIAFSKDNKNNLSRIIVFIGRLSVALGVIVSLITVSTGIGSKTAIKERMADFSGHISIKSKQSNNSYNSSILSTEGLQIKKIKELQDVASTQKYVSVSGILRNEHNFAGIIYKGVGKDFDTARFRKFLVAGKVPEITEKSFNNGVCISQKIANDLHLNVKDSIVAIFSKENQSPLYRKFEVVGIYKTDIKMIDDLFIIGGINHARKIQGMKDNEVGGIDVFLKNINYIDRDAPAVDKLAGYKNYTVKATDEYPQIMDFIAIFDTNIALIIIIMLVVVIINIVMVLLILIIERTNSIGMLKTLGATNAQIQTIFINYTLMIMVPGLVIGNIIGIGFLLIQKYFGIIKLNPENYYLSVVPVDLNVFNILAISLGILFVSAIALILPSYLISKISPVKSLKYS; from the coding sequence TTGAAATTTCCACTATATTTTTCCAAAAAAATTGCTTTTTCCAAAGATAACAAAAATAATCTTTCACGGATTATCGTGTTTATCGGCCGGCTTTCCGTGGCATTGGGAGTTATCGTTTCGCTGATTACCGTTTCTACCGGGATCGGTTCTAAAACAGCCATCAAAGAAAGAATGGCAGATTTTTCAGGGCATATTTCCATCAAATCCAAACAGTCGAATAATTCCTATAATTCATCGATTCTAAGTACTGAAGGTCTGCAGATTAAAAAAATTAAGGAGCTTCAGGATGTAGCAAGTACCCAGAAGTATGTTTCGGTAAGCGGAATTTTACGTAACGAACATAATTTTGCAGGCATCATTTATAAAGGTGTTGGTAAAGATTTTGACACTGCCCGGTTCAGGAAATTTCTTGTGGCTGGAAAAGTTCCGGAGATTACAGAAAAAAGCTTCAATAACGGGGTATGTATTTCGCAGAAAATTGCAAATGACCTTCATCTTAATGTAAAAGACAGTATCGTAGCCATTTTCTCCAAAGAAAACCAAAGTCCGCTTTACAGGAAATTTGAGGTAGTTGGCATTTACAAGACCGATATCAAGATGATTGATGACCTTTTTATTATCGGAGGAATCAATCATGCCCGGAAAATACAGGGAATGAAAGACAATGAAGTTGGCGGGATCGACGTATTTCTCAAAAACATCAATTACATTGATCGGGATGCTCCCGCAGTCGACAAGCTAGCGGGCTATAAAAACTACACTGTAAAAGCTACTGATGAATATCCGCAGATCATGGATTTCATCGCAATTTTCGACACCAATATTGCACTTATCATCATTATCATGCTTGTAGTGGTTATCATTAATATCGTGATGGTATTGCTGATTCTGATTATCGAAAGAACAAACTCCATCGGAATGCTGAAAACTCTGGGCGCGACCAACGCTCAAATCCAGACAATTTTCATCAATTACACGCTCATGATTATGGTTCCCGGACTCGTGATCGGAAATATCATCGGAATCGGCTTTCTCTTGATTCAGAAATATTTCGGAATCATCAAACTTAATCCGGAGAATTATTACCTGAGTGTGGTTCCGGTTGATTTAAACGTTTTTAATATTCTGGCGATATCATTAGGAATCCTTTTCGTATCGGCAATTGCGCTTATTTTACCGAGTTATCTCATCAGTAAAATTTCTCCGGTAAAATCTTTAAAATACAGTTAA
- a CDS encoding SRPBCC family protein has product MKTFFKILLGIAALLIITMLVMGKKYHFETSAVINAPADKVWEHMSSMKAFNQWNPFMDFDPNVKVNYSGNPGQVGDQYCWEGNDDAGKGCHIVTALIPNQKQSTKMLFEKPFESDATSDLILTPQGNSTKVTWTMDCELDYPMNLMKFFMDSQMEKSYGSGLQKLKVLAEK; this is encoded by the coding sequence ATGAAAACATTTTTTAAAATTTTGCTCGGTATTGCAGCGCTTCTCATAATCACGATGTTGGTTATGGGAAAAAAATACCATTTCGAGACTTCTGCAGTAATCAATGCGCCCGCCGACAAAGTTTGGGAACACATGAGTTCGATGAAGGCCTTCAATCAATGGAATCCGTTCATGGATTTTGATCCCAATGTAAAAGTGAATTATTCAGGAAATCCAGGTCAGGTAGGCGACCAGTATTGCTGGGAAGGAAATGATGACGCCGGCAAGGGATGCCATATTGTAACCGCTCTGATTCCCAACCAAAAGCAGTCCACCAAAATGCTTTTTGAAAAACCTTTTGAAAGCGATGCAACATCAGACCTTATTCTTACGCCCCAGGGAAATTCAACAAAAGTGACCTGGACTATGGATTGTGAGCTCGATTACCCGATGAACCTGATGAAATTCTTTATGGATAGCCAGATGGAAAAATCCTACGGTTCCGGGCTGCAGAAGCTGAAAGTTCTAGCTGAAAAGTAA
- a CDS encoding YfhO family protein, translated as MMAKNRKLIFIAGSIIVFIILALVYANPVLTGKQLFQHDIVQYKGGAKELLDYRAQNGRETYWSDSMFGGMPTYQMGAQFRGDIIKKVDDLLNFLPKPANYIFLLFSGFFLLGMVAVRNWKYALLGATFFGLSTYFYIALAAGHNGKIHTVAYFAPLLAGILLVYIRKKYIIGFIVTALFMGLQIAANHPQMTYYLFIALGFLFISELVRAVQGKTDWKHFGIASAILAFAFLLGVGMNSQRLMANSEYVTETVRGKQILDNDSHTSGKSGMDKESMLMWSYGKLETLNLFIPRLMGGSSTEEGSERMMNRVQELVQENVSSQEEMDRISRGFGSLTYWGEQPGTSGPAYQGAVVVFLAVLGFFFAWKKYRYWILGASVLTVFLAWGSNFMIVSDLFIDFVPFYNKFRAPSSILVVVELLFPLIAMVGLYRFFNSDVDSETSSENILTEDYKKKILTYVGGAVLGITLLLLIFGKSVLGFHTDNEKAYLPPFLLDFLVEERLKMFRIDAIKAIIYVAVTAAVLYMGLKKKLNQNIAIVIIGLISLFDLWSVNKRYLNNENFIDKTFTENPFQTENSELLMQKVGENRNLQTLLANANVNKTLELIAEKDKTHYRIYNQVLGTFSETNTSYFKSSIGGYHAVKLRRYDDLINEYFSRTDTVRVPRILNMLNTKYMIFGGPENPEAVVNPQSNGNAWFVSELKFVNSPNEEIKQIGEVDTKKIAVISKDDKKYFEGKAMQPDPAAVMNLTKYQPNELEFKTQSKTPQLAVFSEIYYPKGWKMFIDDQEVHYIKANYLLRAVHIPAGNHTVKMIFEPAVIQTGKVISMIAFAIFLVLSLAGIFVLYRKREDKNLENI; from the coding sequence ATTATGGCAAAAAACAGAAAACTCATATTTATCGCTGGAAGTATTATTGTTTTTATCATTCTGGCTTTGGTTTATGCAAACCCAGTTCTTACGGGCAAGCAGCTCTTTCAGCATGATATTGTGCAGTACAAAGGCGGGGCCAAGGAATTGCTGGATTACCGTGCGCAAAATGGCAGAGAAACTTATTGGAGCGACTCCATGTTCGGCGGAATGCCGACTTATCAGATGGGTGCGCAGTTCCGGGGCGATATCATTAAAAAAGTTGACGATTTACTGAATTTTTTACCTAAACCTGCCAATTATATTTTCCTGCTTTTCTCAGGGTTCTTTCTTCTTGGGATGGTCGCGGTGCGCAATTGGAAGTACGCCCTTTTGGGAGCAACTTTTTTCGGTCTTTCTACTTATTTTTATATTGCACTTGCTGCAGGTCATAACGGAAAAATTCATACCGTCGCTTATTTTGCGCCGCTCCTTGCCGGAATTCTACTCGTTTACATCCGAAAGAAATACATCATCGGTTTCATTGTAACCGCTTTGTTTATGGGGCTTCAGATCGCTGCTAACCACCCACAAATGACTTACTATCTCTTTATCGCGCTTGGATTTTTATTTATTTCCGAATTGGTGCGTGCGGTTCAGGGAAAAACCGACTGGAAACATTTCGGAATCGCTTCCGCGATTTTAGCATTCGCATTCCTGCTTGGTGTTGGAATGAACTCTCAGCGGTTAATGGCCAATTCAGAATATGTCACCGAAACCGTTCGTGGTAAACAAATATTGGATAATGACAGTCATACCTCCGGAAAATCAGGCATGGACAAAGAAAGCATGCTGATGTGGAGCTATGGGAAACTGGAAACGCTAAACCTTTTTATCCCAAGATTAATGGGCGGTTCCAGCACCGAAGAAGGTTCCGAAAGGATGATGAACCGGGTGCAGGAACTGGTTCAGGAAAACGTTTCTTCGCAGGAGGAAATGGACCGTATTTCCAGAGGTTTCGGTTCGCTGACCTACTGGGGCGAACAGCCGGGAACTTCGGGACCGGCTTATCAGGGAGCTGTGGTTGTTTTCCTTGCGGTTCTTGGTTTTTTCTTTGCGTGGAAAAAATACCGTTACTGGATTCTGGGAGCTTCAGTTCTAACTGTTTTCCTGGCGTGGGGAAGTAATTTTATGATCGTGTCGGATCTGTTTATCGATTTCGTTCCTTTCTATAATAAATTCAGGGCGCCAAGTTCTATTTTGGTTGTGGTAGAACTGCTGTTTCCTTTGATTGCAATGGTCGGATTATACCGGTTTTTCAATTCTGATGTTGATTCGGAAACCAGTTCAGAGAATATTTTAACTGAGGATTACAAGAAGAAAATTTTAACTTACGTAGGCGGAGCGGTTTTGGGAATCACGCTTTTACTGTTGATTTTCGGTAAATCTGTTTTAGGTTTTCATACAGATAATGAAAAAGCGTATCTGCCGCCATTTTTGCTTGATTTCTTAGTTGAAGAACGCCTTAAAATGTTCAGGATTGATGCAATTAAAGCGATTATTTATGTAGCTGTAACTGCAGCGGTTTTATATATGGGACTGAAGAAAAAACTTAATCAGAATATCGCTATTGTGATTATTGGTTTGATAAGTCTTTTTGATTTGTGGAGCGTAAATAAAAGATATCTGAACAACGAAAACTTCATCGATAAAACCTTTACCGAAAACCCTTTCCAGACAGAAAATTCAGAACTTCTCATGCAGAAGGTTGGCGAAAACCGAAATCTGCAGACCCTTTTGGCCAACGCCAACGTAAATAAAACTTTAGAACTGATCGCTGAAAAAGACAAAACGCATTACAGGATTTACAACCAGGTTTTGGGAACGTTTAGTGAGACGAATACTTCTTACTTTAAATCTTCTATTGGTGGTTATCACGCCGTGAAATTGCGGCGTTATGATGATCTGATCAACGAATATTTCAGCCGTACAGATACCGTTAGGGTGCCTAGAATTCTCAATATGCTGAATACAAAATACATGATTTTCGGAGGTCCGGAAAATCCTGAAGCTGTGGTAAATCCACAGTCAAATGGGAATGCATGGTTTGTATCTGAACTCAAATTTGTTAATTCTCCTAACGAGGAAATTAAACAAATCGGTGAAGTTGATACCAAGAAGATCGCGGTGATTTCTAAAGATGACAAAAAATATTTTGAAGGAAAAGCAATGCAGCCTGATCCTGCCGCGGTTATGAATCTCACAAAATACCAACCTAACGAACTTGAGTTTAAAACACAGTCGAAGACTCCACAGTTAGCGGTTTTTTCGGAAATCTACTATCCAAAAGGCTGGAAAATGTTCATTGATGATCAGGAAGTTCATTATATTAAAGCGAATTACTTGCTGAGAGCGGTTCACATTCCGGCGGGTAATCATACGGTGAAAATGATTTTTGAACCTGCCGTTATTCAAACCGGAAAAGTGATTTCGATGATTGCGTTTGCAATTTTCTTAGTTCTGAGTTTAGCTGGAATTTTTGTGCTGTACCGCAAAAGAGAAGACAAAAATTTGGAGAACATTTAA